A window of the Erpetoichthys calabaricus chromosome 10, fErpCal1.3, whole genome shotgun sequence genome harbors these coding sequences:
- the ocstamp gene encoding osteoclast stimulatory transmembrane protein translates to MERMSSRPKIAQFPALSIAAKKCLPKEKQYLRYLWLVYCQSRPQSPLDLMVLLLLCITTALLTSGMLLIWMLNSLQIDHQVAGIITGVCGSLLFLLLLVIHPFRCVFTLMIPTLGTKHCYQSIKSALLMLIVLKVVSVIAANISGLLYLLKCNSLTYSESLMNSTEVLRNEIHKINNDLTKMMSTNLFKTRFSYADIVSSINLTAVGEKVHNVGEKIGQDISLAKLLFQKVSLNAKRVFSVFFAFYPFIKTSFFLKNYLHEKKHLENEGRVSRIAISLEPDKPRKAWCCKVSPQQAFNVLTTAATIALSFLPVTCVVIMDHIIYHVTAVITHVMSDFPSLPVTLTVALKEQISIPMIIHLSPTTNMKSITWNFTVTSPSCIVSPSEPDATVPVLLVLLYIIAILVTTLEVFISRLHNKIVASFFT, encoded by the exons ATTTCCAGCCCTGTCTATAGCAGCCAAAAAATGTCTTcctaaagaaaaacaatacttgcGGTATCTGTGGCTGGTGTACTGTCAGTCAAGGCCTCAGAGCCCTTTGGATTTAATGGTGCTCCTGCTACTTTGCATCACCACTGCCCTCTTGACCAGTGGCATGTTGCTCATCTGGATGCTCAACAGTTTACAGATAGATCACCAGGTAGCTGGCATCATCACAGGGGTCTGTGGCTCCCTGCTCTTCCTACTTTTGCTTGTTATTCATCCTTTCCGCTGTGTCTTTACACTGATGATACCGACTCTTGGCACCAAGCACTGCTATCAATCCATAAAGTCAGCCTTACTAATGCTGATAGTGCTGAAAGTGGTGTCTGTCATTGCAGCCAACATCAGTGGACTGTTGTATCTACTGAAATGCAACTCCCTTACCTACAGCGAGAGCCTCATGAATTCCACAGAAGTTCTCAGAAATGAAATACACAAGATAAATAATGATTTAACAAAAATGATGTCGACAAACCTGTTCAAAACACGTTTCTCTTATGCTGACATTGTCTCCTCCATTAATCTCACAGCAGTGGGTGAGAAAGTTCACAACGTGGGTGAAAAGATTGGACAGGACATCTCTTTGGCCAAGTTGCTTTTTCAAAAAGTCAGCTTGAATGCCAAACGTGTCTTCTCagtcttttttgcattttacccATTCATTAAAACATCCTTCTTCCTGAAGAATTACCTGCATGAGAAAAAACATCTAGAAAATGAAGGTAGAGTGAGCAGAATAGCCATCAGTCTCGAACCAGACAAACCCAGAAAGGCATGGTGCTGCAAAGTCTCTCCACAGCAAGCCTTCAATGTTCTGACCACAGCCGCAACTATCGCCTTAAGTTTCCTGCCGGTGACCTGTGTTGTTATCATGGATCATATTATCTACCATGTCACCGCTGTTATTACACATGTGATGTCTGACTTTCCAAGTCTTCCTGTGACATTGACTGTGGCGCTAAAG GAACAAATATCAATACCAATGATTATCCACTTGTCACCTACCACCAACATGAAGTCAATCACTTGGAACTTCACTGTCACATCCCCGAGCTGTATAGTAAGCCCATCAGAGCCCGACGCTACTGTTCCTGTGCTCCTTGTCCTCCTCTACATCATTGCTATTCTTGTTACAACATTGGAAGTTTTCATTTCACGCTTGCATAATAAAATTGTTGCTTCATTTttcacatga